From a single Adhaeribacter swui genomic region:
- a CDS encoding acyl-CoA thioesterase translates to MTELVLPNDTNTLNNLMGGRLMHWLDIVSAITAQKHSNRIVVTASVDNISFKQGIKLGNVITMEAQVTRAFNTSMEVHVNVWAEDIPSGTKMKSNEAFLTFVALDQDGKPVDVPEAIPETDEENSLYEGALRRRQLRLVLAGRMKPHEAKELKSIFNLEEQLPE, encoded by the coding sequence ATGACCGAATTAGTATTGCCGAACGATACTAATACCCTGAACAATTTAATGGGCGGTCGGCTCATGCATTGGCTCGATATCGTTTCGGCAATTACGGCACAGAAACACTCTAACCGCATTGTAGTAACGGCTTCGGTAGATAATATTTCATTTAAACAAGGCATTAAACTGGGCAACGTTATTACCATGGAAGCCCAGGTAACGCGCGCTTTTAACACATCCATGGAAGTGCACGTAAACGTGTGGGCCGAAGATATTCCGTCAGGGACTAAAATGAAAAGCAACGAAGCTTTTTTAACTTTTGTGGCCTTAGATCAAGATGGGAAACCGGTAGATGTACCGGAAGCAATCCCCGAAACCGACGAAGAAAATAGTTTATACGAAGGCGCTTTGCGGCGCCGGCAACTGCGCCTGGTACTTGCGGGCCGCATGAAACCGCACGAAGCCAAAGAATTAAAATCTATCTTTAATTTAGAAGAACAACTACCGGAATAA
- a CDS encoding riboflavin synthase, protein MFTGIIETLGKVTNIQEENTNKHFTISSAITSELKIDQSVSHNGVCLTVVEIQGQEYTVTAIDETLQKTNLNSLAVGDLVNLERCMPANGRFDGHVVQGHVDQVATCVSVADQNGSWLYTFMYDSSTGNITVEKGSICVNGISLTVVNSQDNQFSVAIIPYTYEHTNLQQVKPGSTVNLEFDIIGKYVAKLLGK, encoded by the coding sequence GTGTTCACCGGCATTATTGAAACTCTCGGGAAAGTAACTAACATCCAAGAAGAGAATACGAATAAACATTTTACCATAAGCTCCGCAATTACATCCGAATTAAAAATTGATCAGAGTGTATCGCACAATGGGGTTTGTTTAACCGTGGTAGAAATTCAGGGTCAGGAATATACCGTAACCGCCATCGACGAAACTTTGCAAAAAACCAATTTAAACAGTTTAGCGGTAGGTGATTTAGTAAACCTGGAACGTTGTATGCCGGCCAATGGGCGGTTTGACGGACACGTAGTACAAGGCCACGTAGACCAGGTAGCTACTTGTGTAAGCGTAGCCGACCAAAACGGCAGTTGGCTTTACACCTTTATGTATGATAGCAGCACCGGCAACATAACCGTAGAAAAAGGCTCGATTTGCGTGAACGGTATTAGCTTAACGGTAGTAAACTCCCAGGATAACCAATTTTCGGTGGCCATTATTCCGTATACCTACGAGCATACCAATTTGCAACAAGTTAAACCCGGCAGCACCGTAAACCTCGAATTTGATATTATTGGCAAATACGTAGCTAAACTACTGGGTAAGTAA
- the gatB gene encoding Asp-tRNA(Asn)/Glu-tRNA(Gln) amidotransferase subunit GatB has product MEENIRDKYQPIIGLEVHAQLLTESKMFASDFTEYGTMPNTNISVITLGHPGTLPRANAKAVDYAIKMGLATNCQITRQNIFARKNYFYPDLPKGYQITQDKTPICREGFVLVQTSQGEKRVGITRIHMEEDAGKSMHLAGETESLIDLNRAGVPLIEIVSEPDIHTSEEAYNYLTEIKKLVRYLDICDGNMEEGSLRCDANVSVMLKGAKQFGTKVEVKNMNSFRNVQRAIEHEIDRQIEMLERGEVIESETRGFDAVTGTTSGQRSKETMNDYRYFPEPDLTPVIVSEEMLEKIKAEMPSLPHELYERFTQEYKLPEYDANVLTDQKEIALYFDALCQHTTNYKAASNWMMGPVKSYINELALHISEFPLQPQQVAELIALVDAGKVNHTAANRSIFPELIQNPSKSALSIAEELNLIQESNDGQLQEFIDQVLAGNPKKVAEYKAGKTALVGMFMGEIMKLTKGKADPKAVNKLLQESLAKL; this is encoded by the coding sequence ATGGAAGAAAATATCCGAGACAAATACCAGCCCATTATCGGTTTAGAGGTACACGCGCAGTTGCTAACGGAAAGTAAAATGTTTGCATCTGATTTTACGGAATACGGCACCATGCCCAACACCAACATCAGCGTAATTACTTTGGGGCACCCGGGTACCTTGCCGCGGGCCAATGCCAAAGCGGTAGATTATGCCATTAAAATGGGTTTAGCGACTAATTGCCAGATTACCCGCCAGAATATTTTTGCCCGAAAAAATTATTTTTATCCCGATCTTCCGAAGGGTTACCAGATAACCCAGGATAAAACCCCGATTTGCCGTGAAGGGTTTGTTTTAGTACAAACGAGCCAAGGGGAGAAGCGCGTGGGTATTACCCGGATTCACATGGAAGAAGATGCGGGAAAATCCATGCACCTGGCCGGCGAAACCGAATCGTTGATTGACTTAAACCGGGCGGGCGTGCCGTTAATCGAGATTGTATCGGAGCCGGATATTCATACTTCCGAAGAAGCGTATAATTACCTTACCGAAATAAAAAAACTGGTGCGCTACCTGGATATCTGCGATGGCAACATGGAAGAAGGATCGCTGCGCTGCGATGCCAACGTATCGGTAATGCTGAAAGGAGCCAAGCAGTTTGGTACCAAGGTAGAGGTAAAGAACATGAACTCTTTCCGGAATGTGCAACGCGCCATTGAGCACGAAATAGATCGCCAGATTGAAATGCTGGAGCGCGGCGAAGTTATTGAATCGGAAACCCGGGGTTTTGATGCCGTAACCGGCACCACCAGCGGCCAGCGTTCCAAAGAAACCATGAACGACTACCGGTATTTTCCGGAGCCGGATTTAACCCCGGTTATTGTATCGGAAGAAATGCTGGAAAAAATCAAAGCCGAAATGCCGAGCTTGCCGCACGAACTATATGAGCGGTTTACGCAGGAATATAAATTACCGGAATACGATGCCAACGTGCTAACCGACCAAAAAGAAATTGCCTTGTACTTTGATGCGCTTTGCCAGCATACCACCAATTACAAAGCAGCTTCGAACTGGATGATGGGGCCCGTAAAATCCTACATCAACGAACTGGCTTTGCACATCAGTGAGTTTCCGTTGCAGCCGCAGCAGGTGGCCGAACTTATCGCGCTGGTAGATGCCGGTAAAGTAAACCATACGGCCGCTAACCGCAGTATTTTCCCGGAGCTCATACAAAATCCTTCTAAATCAGCGTTATCCATTGCAGAAGAGTTAAACCTGATTCAAGAATCGAATGACGGACAGTTACAGGAATTTATCGATCAAGTGCTGGCGGGTAACCCGAAAAAAGTAGCTGAATACAAGGCTGGTAAAACCGCTTTGGTAGGTATGTTTATGGGCGAAATTATGAAGTTAACCAAAGGCAAAGCCGATCCGAAAGCAGTAAACAAATTACTCCAGGAAAGTCTGGCCAAGTTGTAG
- a CDS encoding protein-L-isoaspartate(D-aspartate) O-methyltransferase has product MHTDTYRHKGMRKVLVKLLREKGIKDERVLQAIATVPRHFFFEKMFLEHAYQDKAFPIGEGQTISQPYTVAYQTELLELQPTDKVLEIGTGSGYQCCILLEITPQVYTIEYNEVLFRKALHYFRLHHLNPHTYCGDGSEGLPEEAPFDKILVTAGAPVIPKSLIGQLKVGGALVIPVGDEQSQKMVRVVRETEDEFTREVFADFKFVPLLGKSGWNK; this is encoded by the coding sequence ATGCACACAGATACCTACCGGCACAAAGGAATGCGCAAAGTTCTGGTAAAACTCCTGAGAGAAAAAGGAATAAAAGACGAACGGGTTTTGCAAGCCATTGCCACCGTGCCCCGGCATTTTTTTTTCGAAAAAATGTTTCTGGAACATGCCTACCAGGATAAGGCTTTCCCCATTGGCGAAGGCCAAACCATTTCGCAGCCTTATACTGTAGCTTACCAAACCGAGTTGCTGGAATTACAGCCCACCGACAAAGTTCTGGAAATTGGTACCGGATCAGGTTACCAGTGTTGCATTTTGCTGGAAATTACTCCGCAAGTGTACACCATCGAGTACAACGAAGTATTATTCCGGAAAGCGCTACACTATTTTAGGCTGCATCATTTAAACCCACATACTTACTGCGGCGATGGTTCGGAGGGTTTGCCCGAAGAAGCGCCTTTTGATAAAATATTAGTGACGGCGGGCGCGCCGGTAATTCCAAAAAGTTTAATTGGTCAGTTAAAAGTTGGCGGAGCCTTGGTAATACCGGTAGGCGACGAACAAAGCCAGAAAATGGTGCGCGTGGTGCGCGAAACAGAAGACGAATTTACCCGCGAAGTTTTCGCTGATTTTAAATTTGTACCCCTGCTGGGCAAATCGGGCTGGAATAAGTAA
- a CDS encoding sugar transferase has protein sequence MRKVKKINFVLVDFIAAFLAWVLFFVLRKIMLQEGPIQVTYSLLGNSAIIASFWTLLYALTGQYREVFRKSRVKEILNLAQISFFGGIIIFFVLFLDDEGIYNYQAYYKTIGTYLAVHFSMAALAKTLAITHNQNLVKKRKIAFNTLIIGSNTNAREVYRELEKNNRHLGLQIKGFVHVYDSFGHFYEDELCNLGPYRDIADLIKQHQIEEVIIAIEPSEHEKITEILSLLEGENVRISILPDVYQILLGSVKVNHLFGTPLIEVKQDLMPVWQEIAKRVVDISVSLSFMVFFCWVYFITAILVKLSSPGSIIYRQERIGKSGRPFYIYKFRSMVANAETNGPALSSDQDPRVTPWGRFMRKVRLDELPQFYNVLVGEMSLVGPRPERQYFIDQIVQAAPQYKHLLRVRPGITSLGLVKFGYAQNVPEMIKRLKYDILYIENMSLAMDFRVLLYTIKVIVEGRGK, from the coding sequence GTGCGTAAAGTAAAAAAGATAAATTTTGTTCTCGTCGATTTTATAGCTGCCTTTTTGGCCTGGGTTTTATTTTTTGTGTTACGCAAAATAATGCTGCAGGAAGGCCCTATTCAGGTAACTTATTCTTTGCTCGGCAACTCCGCCATTATTGCTTCTTTCTGGACCTTGCTTTACGCATTAACTGGCCAGTACCGCGAAGTTTTCCGTAAATCGCGGGTAAAAGAAATTTTAAATTTAGCGCAAATTTCTTTTTTTGGCGGCATCATTATTTTCTTTGTTTTATTTCTCGACGACGAGGGTATTTATAATTATCAGGCTTATTACAAAACCATTGGCACTTACCTGGCCGTTCATTTTTCTATGGCGGCCCTGGCTAAAACGCTGGCCATCACGCATAACCAAAACCTGGTTAAAAAAAGGAAAATTGCTTTTAATACGTTAATCATTGGGTCCAACACCAATGCCCGCGAGGTGTACCGCGAGCTGGAAAAAAACAACCGCCATTTAGGTTTACAAATTAAAGGCTTTGTGCACGTATACGATTCCTTTGGCCATTTTTACGAAGACGAACTGTGTAACCTGGGCCCTTACCGCGATATTGCCGATTTAATAAAGCAACACCAGATAGAAGAAGTAATTATTGCCATAGAGCCTTCGGAACACGAAAAAATTACTGAAATTTTAAGTTTGCTCGAAGGCGAAAATGTGCGCATCAGTATTTTACCCGATGTGTACCAGATTTTACTGGGCTCGGTGAAGGTAAACCATTTATTTGGTACCCCGCTTATTGAGGTAAAGCAAGATTTAATGCCGGTTTGGCAGGAAATTGCCAAACGCGTAGTAGATATCAGCGTGTCGCTGAGCTTTATGGTATTTTTTTGCTGGGTTTACTTTATCACGGCAATTTTAGTAAAATTATCGTCGCCGGGAAGCATTATTTACCGGCAGGAGCGCATTGGCAAGAGTGGCCGCCCTTTTTACATTTATAAGTTCCGGAGTATGGTTGCCAACGCCGAGACTAATGGTCCGGCCCTATCATCGGACCAGGACCCGCGCGTGACGCCTTGGGGCCGTTTTATGCGCAAAGTGCGCCTCGATGAGTTACCGCAGTTTTATAATGTATTAGTAGGCGAAATGTCGTTGGTTGGGCCAAGGCCGGAGCGGCAATATTTTATCGATCAGATTGTGCAGGCGGCGCCGCAATACAAACATTTGTTACGGGTGCGGCCCGGAATAACTTCGTTAGGCCTGGTGAAATTTGGCTATGCCCAAAACGTGCCGGAAATGATTAAACGCTTGAAATACGATATTCTTTACATCGAAAATATGTCCTTAGCCATGGATTTCCGGGTGCTGCTCTATACCATTAAAGTAATTGTGGAAGGCCGGGGAAAATAG
- a CDS encoding DUF4249 family protein, with amino-acid sequence MKPFFKILLFWGVSWLLFSCEEEIAIELAPGEEQLIVQGHIEPEAPPFVILTRSKPVFSISEQDDFSSSLVHQAQVSVQVDGRVYPLQEVTISSLPAAQQQTIREQFGFTTPEISNKVSVYTSTELKGETRKIYLLQILAEGKTLTATSSIPGPTPVDSLWFRPHPNPKNDSLVTLWYRYQDPDTLGNNVRFFTSRNSEPFYPGYQASVLTDEFVNNRTIEFPLERGYPKSAKVDLETYSYFKKGDTVRLKWTTIDYAHYQFWFTLEADRASNGNPLGFPTTVRSNIKGGLGIWGGYGVSRHTVVSY; translated from the coding sequence ATGAAGCCTTTTTTTAAAATTTTACTTTTCTGGGGAGTTAGTTGGCTGCTTTTTAGTTGCGAAGAAGAAATTGCCATTGAACTTGCCCCCGGCGAAGAGCAGCTAATTGTACAAGGCCACATCGAGCCGGAAGCGCCACCATTTGTAATATTAACCCGCAGCAAGCCCGTATTTTCTATCTCGGAACAAGATGATTTTAGTTCTTCGCTGGTACACCAGGCACAGGTTTCGGTGCAGGTAGATGGTCGTGTTTACCCTTTACAGGAAGTAACTATTTCCAGTTTACCGGCGGCACAACAACAAACTATCCGAGAGCAATTCGGCTTTACTACCCCCGAGATTTCAAATAAAGTATCGGTTTATACCTCAACCGAACTTAAAGGAGAAACCCGGAAAATTTACCTTTTGCAAATTCTGGCCGAAGGTAAAACGTTAACCGCTACTTCCAGCATTCCGGGCCCCACGCCCGTAGATTCTTTGTGGTTCCGGCCGCATCCCAATCCTAAAAACGACAGTTTAGTTACCTTGTGGTACCGGTACCAGGATCCGGACACCTTGGGCAATAACGTCCGTTTTTTTACCAGCCGCAATTCCGAACCTTTTTACCCCGGCTACCAGGCTTCGGTGCTCACCGACGAATTTGTTAATAATCGCACCATCGAGTTCCCGCTGGAACGGGGTTATCCGAAATCGGCCAAGGTAGATCTGGAAACCTACAGTTATTTTAAAAAAGGCGATACCGTGCGTTTAAAATGGACCACCATCGACTATGCGCATTATCAATTTTGGTTTACCCTCGAAGCCGACCGGGCCAGTAACGGCAACCCTTTAGGTTTTCCGACTACGGTGCGTTCTAATATTAAGGGCGGCCTGGGCATTTGGGGCGGTTATGGCGTTAGCCGCCATACGGTTGTTAGTTATTAG
- the alaS gene encoding alanine--tRNA ligase, which translates to MNSSEIRQKFLDFFASKNHHIVSSAPIVVKDDPTLMFTNAGMNQFKDYFLGNKPSPWPRVANTQKCLRVSGKHNDLEEVGYDTYHHTMFEMLGNWSFGDYFKKDALNWAWELLTEVYNLPKERMYVSVFGGDEKDGLPEDSEAFKIWKKILGGEERILFGSKKDNFWEMGDTGPCGPCSEIHIDLRSEEEVTQKPGKDLVNNDHPQVVEIWNNVFMEFNRLADGSLVKLPAQHVDTGMGFERLCMAIQGKQSNYDTDVFQPMIQFVAEQAGVKYGDNEKTDIAIRVLSDHIRAIAFAIADGQLPSNNKAGYVIRRILRRAVRYAFTFLNFKKPFLYQMVPVLADQFANVFPELKAQQAFVQRVIEEEELAFLRTLENGLKRLDALNETIQANGNTIDGKTAFELYDTFGFPADLTALIAKEKGFTIDEAGFETEMLAQKTRSRNAAATEQGDWIFVGEDVPTEFIGYDATSTEARLVKYRQVKTKNKTEYQLVLDRTPFYAESGGQVGDSGFLESDLSKVKVLDTKKENDLIIHITTELPLDLEAPLVARIDEERRRLIQKNHSATHLLHAALREVLGSHVAQKGSLVNEKLLRFDFSHFTKVTDDQLRDIESIVNQHIRQGIALDEKRNVPIAEAKQLGATALFGEKYGEFVRVITFDKDYSVELCGGTHVPNTGEIGLLKVVSESSVAAGVRRIEAYTAGYAQDYINEQLAQLDAVKEVLGTQHNLATAIEKLVTENVTLRKQLEQFELKQLTVLKDSLLTKAQEINGVKVIAEKVEVSSSDYLKKLAFDARNSMPENLILVLAAEIDNKPQLAVMLSDNLVADRKLNAVNLVKELAKEIKGGGGGQPFYATAGGKEVAGLNAIPAKAIALLQAELQK; encoded by the coding sequence ATGAATTCTTCGGAGATCAGACAAAAGTTTCTTGATTTTTTTGCTTCTAAAAACCATCACATTGTTTCATCGGCACCAATAGTGGTGAAAGATGATCCTACGCTCATGTTCACCAATGCCGGCATGAACCAGTTTAAAGATTACTTTCTAGGCAATAAACCATCGCCGTGGCCGCGGGTAGCCAATACCCAGAAATGCCTGCGCGTTTCGGGCAAACACAACGACCTGGAAGAAGTAGGTTACGATACCTACCACCATACCATGTTCGAGATGCTGGGCAACTGGTCGTTCGGCGATTATTTTAAAAAAGATGCTTTAAACTGGGCCTGGGAACTGCTCACCGAAGTTTATAACCTACCTAAAGAACGGATGTACGTGAGCGTTTTCGGCGGCGACGAAAAAGACGGCTTACCCGAAGACAGCGAAGCTTTTAAAATCTGGAAGAAAATTTTAGGCGGTGAGGAGCGGATATTGTTTGGCTCTAAAAAAGACAACTTCTGGGAAATGGGCGATACCGGCCCCTGCGGTCCGTGTTCCGAAATTCACATTGACTTACGCTCCGAAGAAGAAGTAACCCAGAAACCCGGTAAAGATCTCGTAAACAACGATCACCCGCAGGTAGTAGAAATCTGGAATAACGTGTTCATGGAGTTTAACCGCCTGGCCGATGGTTCGCTGGTGAAACTGCCTGCGCAGCACGTAGATACCGGCATGGGCTTCGAGCGGTTGTGCATGGCTATACAGGGCAAACAATCCAACTACGATACCGATGTGTTCCAGCCCATGATTCAGTTTGTGGCCGAACAAGCCGGCGTAAAATACGGCGACAACGAGAAAACCGATATTGCCATCCGGGTATTATCCGACCACATCCGGGCCATTGCGTTTGCCATTGCTGATGGACAGTTGCCTTCTAACAACAAAGCCGGTTACGTAATCCGCCGCATTTTGCGCCGGGCGGTGCGGTATGCCTTTACTTTTTTAAATTTTAAAAAACCGTTCCTGTACCAAATGGTGCCGGTATTGGCCGATCAGTTTGCCAACGTATTTCCGGAGTTAAAAGCCCAGCAAGCCTTTGTGCAGCGCGTAATTGAAGAAGAAGAACTGGCTTTTCTGCGGACCTTGGAAAATGGGTTGAAGCGCTTAGATGCTTTAAACGAAACCATTCAAGCAAACGGAAATACCATCGATGGCAAAACCGCCTTTGAATTATACGATACCTTTGGCTTCCCGGCAGATTTAACGGCTTTAATTGCGAAAGAAAAAGGATTTACCATCGACGAAGCGGGCTTTGAAACCGAAATGCTGGCGCAGAAAACCCGTTCCCGCAACGCTGCCGCTACCGAACAAGGCGATTGGATTTTCGTGGGCGAAGATGTACCCACCGAGTTTATCGGCTACGATGCTACTTCTACCGAAGCCCGTTTGGTGAAATACCGCCAGGTAAAAACCAAGAATAAAACCGAGTACCAACTGGTACTGGACCGCACGCCTTTTTACGCCGAGAGCGGCGGCCAGGTAGGCGATAGCGGTTTTCTGGAATCGGATTTGAGCAAGGTAAAAGTGCTGGATACTAAAAAAGAAAACGACTTAATTATTCATATTACTACTGAATTACCCCTGGATCTGGAAGCGCCTTTAGTGGCACGCATCGACGAAGAACGACGCCGGTTAATTCAGAAAAACCACTCAGCTACCCACTTGCTACACGCGGCTTTGCGCGAGGTGCTGGGCAGCCACGTGGCGCAAAAAGGTTCTTTGGTAAACGAAAAACTACTGCGTTTCGACTTTTCACACTTTACTAAAGTTACCGACGATCAGTTGCGCGACATAGAATCTATCGTGAATCAGCATATTCGCCAAGGCATTGCTTTAGACGAAAAACGCAACGTACCAATTGCCGAAGCGAAACAACTGGGTGCTACGGCTTTGTTCGGCGAAAAGTACGGCGAGTTTGTGCGGGTAATTACTTTTGATAAAGATTATTCGGTGGAGCTGTGTGGCGGTACCCACGTACCTAATACCGGCGAAATTGGCTTATTAAAAGTTGTTTCGGAGAGTTCGGTAGCGGCTGGCGTGCGCCGCATTGAAGCTTATACGGCTGGTTACGCCCAGGATTACATCAACGAGCAACTTGCCCAACTGGATGCAGTGAAAGAAGTTCTGGGAACCCAGCATAATTTAGCAACAGCCATCGAGAAGCTAGTTACTGAAAACGTTACTTTAAGAAAACAACTAGAACAATTTGAACTCAAGCAACTTACCGTTTTAAAAGATTCTTTGCTTACTAAAGCCCAGGAAATAAACGGCGTAAAAGTAATTGCCGAAAAAGTAGAAGTGAGTTCTTCGGATTATTTAAAAAAATTAGCTTTCGATGCGCGTAATTCTATGCCGGAAAATTTAATTCTGGTGCTGGCTGCCGAAATCGATAACAAACCCCAATTGGCGGTGATGCTGTCGGATAACCTGGTAGCCGATCGTAAACTGAACGCGGTAAATCTGGTAAAAGAGTTGGCCAAAGAAATAAAAGGGGGCGGCGGTGGCCAACCTTTCTATGCCACGGCCGGCGGCAAAGAGGTCGCTGGATTAAACGCCATTCCGGCAAAAGCTATTGCCCTGCTGCAAGCGGAGTTGCAGAAGTAA
- a CDS encoding TlpA disulfide reductase family protein produces MKKVILALALPLTLLAACNKVGSKNGVDSGSYKIYGKLNNQSSGKVYLSELGAQQFVFKDTATVLNDGSFTFEGKVTEPTVYRISLTDQNMILLMLDNKEIQVEADAKDMRKTYAIKGSEEAQLFKQLTDKLDKMQTGAMQLQQRFTKATESNNEDSVKVIQEAYMAMQKSNGAIIKSFIREHGKTAVAAFATLNLLNPETDLAFADSMATVFNKNLPESQYTKALVSKLEPLKTLAIGKAAPDITLPSPDGKPLSLSSLKGKYVLIDFWASWCGPCRQENPNVVRMYNKYKAKGFEIFGVSLDNSREKWLGAIQKDQLTWPHVSDLKGWESAAAQLYNIQAIPQTVLLDREGKIIARNLRGPELEAKVAELLN; encoded by the coding sequence ATGAAAAAAGTAATATTAGCTTTGGCCTTACCCCTTACCCTTTTGGCCGCTTGTAATAAAGTGGGTTCTAAAAATGGGGTGGATAGTGGCAGCTATAAAATTTACGGCAAACTAAATAACCAAAGTTCGGGCAAGGTATATTTAAGCGAATTGGGGGCGCAGCAATTTGTTTTTAAAGATACCGCTACGGTGTTAAACGATGGTTCTTTTACTTTTGAGGGTAAAGTGACCGAACCTACGGTTTACCGCATTTCTTTAACCGACCAGAACATGATTTTGCTCATGCTGGACAATAAAGAAATTCAGGTAGAGGCCGATGCTAAAGACATGCGGAAGACCTACGCCATTAAAGGTTCGGAAGAAGCGCAATTGTTTAAACAACTCACCGACAAGCTGGATAAAATGCAGACGGGCGCTATGCAGTTGCAGCAACGCTTTACCAAAGCTACCGAATCGAACAACGAAGATTCGGTAAAAGTGATTCAGGAAGCATACATGGCTATGCAAAAAAGCAACGGGGCTATAATAAAAAGTTTTATCCGGGAGCATGGCAAAACGGCCGTAGCGGCTTTTGCTACTTTAAATTTACTTAACCCGGAAACTGACCTGGCTTTTGCCGATAGCATGGCTACGGTTTTCAACAAAAATTTACCCGAGTCGCAGTACACCAAGGCTTTAGTTAGTAAACTGGAACCGCTAAAAACTTTAGCCATTGGTAAAGCCGCCCCCGATATTACGTTGCCCAGCCCTGATGGTAAACCACTTTCCTTATCTTCTTTAAAAGGGAAATATGTGTTAATCGATTTTTGGGCATCGTGGTGCGGCCCTTGCCGGCAAGAAAACCCTAATGTGGTTCGTATGTACAATAAGTACAAAGCCAAAGGATTTGAGATTTTTGGTGTATCGCTGGATAACTCCCGGGAAAAATGGTTAGGCGCCATTCAAAAAGACCAGCTTACCTGGCCCCACGTTTCAGATTTAAAAGGCTGGGAAAGTGCTGCCGCGCAGTTGTATAACATTCAAGCCATTCCGCAAACCGTGTTGCTCGATCGGGAAGGTAAAATTATCGCCCGTAACTTACGTGGCCCGGAACTGGAAGCCAAAGTAGCTGAATTACTGAATTAA